The Desulfoscipio gibsoniae DSM 7213 genome contains a region encoding:
- a CDS encoding IS110 family transposase — protein MKCVGSELLFYYSKCFSTFTKGLKELSQWLCDNNCKDVCMEYTRKYWIPVFNVLEDSCNITLAHPKYVKAIRGKKTDKKDAKWIANLFKHDLIAGSYMPPLAIRQLRDLMRYRFKLTNFMSSEKNRLQNCLTISNIQLGNVVSDTFGKSSMNIINRLLANPLDNSFDIAPLIHGSMKDKLPELELAIDGFFTPEQAGKLKVIKQHYEDLKSRKADLEKIILSLSAPYAEEINLILTVPSFKNIFSAIAVVSEISANMDVFPTAKHLCSWAGLTPTNNESAGKKKSVRISRAGCYIKPLLVQCATAVVKSVKHPEIRNRYLRLKQRRGHKRAIIAIARMLLTAIYNILKKKEPYNAELYRKSDVLPVNREITVEQAILLARTQGYRIKAAS, from the coding sequence ATGAAATGTGTTGGCTCCGAGCTACTCTTCTATTATTCTAAGTGCTTTTCTACCTTTACTAAAGGACTGAAAGAGCTGTCACAGTGGCTTTGTGATAACAACTGTAAAGATGTTTGTATGGAATATACCAGGAAGTACTGGATTCCCGTGTTTAATGTACTTGAAGATTCCTGCAATATCACCCTGGCACATCCCAAATATGTCAAAGCCATCCGTGGTAAGAAGACTGATAAAAAAGACGCTAAATGGATTGCCAATCTATTTAAGCATGACCTTATAGCTGGAAGCTATATGCCACCTCTTGCTATCAGGCAGCTTCGTGACCTTATGCGTTACCGTTTTAAACTCACTAACTTTATGTCAAGCGAAAAAAACCGGCTTCAAAACTGTTTAACTATATCCAATATTCAACTTGGAAATGTTGTTTCGGATACTTTTGGCAAAAGTTCTATGAACATTATTAACAGGCTTTTGGCAAACCCTTTGGATAATAGTTTTGACATCGCACCTCTTATTCACGGTTCTATGAAGGATAAGCTCCCCGAATTAGAGCTTGCCATTGATGGTTTTTTCACGCCAGAACAGGCTGGAAAACTTAAGGTTATTAAACAGCATTATGAAGATCTTAAGTCACGTAAGGCTGATCTTGAAAAAATTATCCTTTCCCTTTCCGCGCCCTACGCCGAGGAAATTAATCTGATCTTAACTGTTCCGTCCTTTAAGAACATCTTTTCAGCCATAGCGGTGGTCTCTGAAATAAGTGCCAATATGGACGTGTTCCCGACAGCTAAGCATCTATGCTCCTGGGCAGGGCTTACACCTACGAATAACGAAAGTGCCGGAAAAAAAAAGTCAGTAAGGATTTCAAGAGCGGGCTGTTACATAAAGCCGCTTCTGGTACAGTGTGCCACCGCTGTAGTTAAAAGCGTAAAGCATCCTGAAATCCGTAACCGCTATTTAAGACTTAAACAGCGTCGTGGTCATAAGCGAGCGATCATTGCCATTGCAAGAATGCTCCTTACAGCTATTTACAATATCCTCAAGAAGAAAGAACCATATAATGCAGAATTGTATAGAAAATCAGATGTTCTTCCAGTGAACCGTGAAATCACAGTAGAACAAGCGATTTTATTGGCTAGAACACAAGGTTACCGCATTAAGGCGGCGTCTTGA